One Pseudomonadota bacterium genomic window, TAAGCAGAATTATCTCGATGTCGAGGATGATATGAAGGATGTCCTGCGCCGGGCCGAGGAGTTGCGGGAGCGTCTCACCGGCATGGTGCGCGCCGATGTCGAGGTGTTCGATCAGGTGATGGTGGCCTACGGCCTCCCGAAAGAGACCGACCTACAAAAGACCGCGCGCAGCGAGGCGATTCAATCGGCCTTGCGCGCGGCCACCGAGGTGCCGCTCAATTGCGCCCGGGCGTGCGCGGAAGCGATCGCCCTCTGCCAGCGGGTCGCCGAGAAGGGTAACCGCAACGTCATTAGCGACGCGGGGGTCGCGGTCCTCGCCGCCTACGCCGCACTGCGGAGCGCCGCCCTGAACGTCTACATCAACGCAGGCGCGATTAAGGATAAGCGTTTTGTCGAGGAGCGCTTGGCGGACCTGG contains:
- a CDS encoding cyclodeaminase/cyclohydrolase family protein, whose translation is MIKDKSIQTFLDELASKSSTPGGGSAAAIMGAMGAALVSMVCDLTIGKQNYLDVEDDMKDVLRRAEELRERLTGMVRADVEVFDQVMVAYGLPKETDLQKTARSEAIQSALRAATEVPLNCARACAEAIALCQRVAEKGNRNVISDAGVAVLAAYAALRSAALNVYINAGAIKDKRFVEERLADLEQITNGANALTEQVYALVRNKL